The proteins below come from a single Nostoc sp. KVJ3 genomic window:
- a CDS encoding TIGR03943 family putative permease subunit, with protein MTNKNPKSNLFLPWLDALAITAWGLLMLKYWLTNKLNLLIHPNYILFVVVTGISLIIIGLFKMQELWLRRRRDVMPNAQHISLFPPGWGSSLLLIAAILGFMFTPQVFASDKALQRGVTADLLGTTRVKPQAFRATVRPEERSLVDWVRTVNVYPEPDTYTGQKVKVQGFVIHPSDIGKEYLFLARFVLTCCAADAYPVGLPVKLPNDQETYSADIWLEVEGQMVTENLAGKRQLTIAATSLKKIPQPQNPYSY; from the coding sequence ATGACTAATAAAAATCCCAAATCTAATCTGTTCCTCCCTTGGCTGGATGCCCTAGCGATTACGGCTTGGGGTCTTTTGATGTTGAAATATTGGCTAACTAATAAGCTGAACCTGTTGATTCACCCCAATTACATTTTGTTTGTAGTTGTGACTGGTATCAGCTTGATTATTATTGGTTTATTCAAAATGCAGGAACTTTGGCTACGCCGTCGCCGTGATGTTATGCCAAATGCCCAGCACATTAGTTTATTTCCCCCTGGTTGGGGCAGTTCTTTGTTATTGATTGCAGCGATTCTAGGTTTCATGTTTACACCGCAAGTTTTTGCTAGTGACAAAGCACTGCAAAGGGGCGTAACAGCTGATTTACTGGGAACTACACGCGTCAAACCCCAAGCTTTTCGGGCTACTGTTCGTCCAGAAGAGCGATCGCTTGTAGACTGGGTACGCACTGTTAATGTCTATCCAGAGCCAGATACATATACAGGGCAAAAAGTCAAGGTGCAGGGATTTGTTATTCACCCGTCAGATATAGGAAAAGAATATTTGTTCTTAGCCCGATTTGTCTTAACTTGTTGTGCAGCAGATGCTTACCCTGTAGGATTACCCGTCAAACTCCCAAACGATCAAGAAACTTATTCCGCTGATATCTGGCTGGAAGTAGAAGGACAAATGGTGACAGAAAATTTGGCAGGTAAACGCCAACTTACTATTGCCGCTACCTCTCTCAAAAAGATTCCTCAACCCCAAAATCCATATAGTTATTAG
- the dusB gene encoding tRNA dihydrouridine synthase DusB, whose translation MISLSPILQARLSQPLKIGTFEVKSRVLQSPLSGVTDMVFRRLVRRYAPDSMMYTEMVNATGLHYVKQLPKIMEVDPNERPISVQLFDCRPDFLAEAAIKAVAEGADTVDINMGCPVNKITKNGGGSSLLRQPEVAEAIVREVVKAVDVPVTVKTRIGWNDNEITILDFAKRMEDAGAKMITVHGRTRAQGYNGNARWEWITRVKEVLSIPVIGNGDIFSVEAAVRCLEQTGADGVMCSRGTLGYPFLVGEIDHFLKTGEILPIPSPIQRLECARDHLQALWEYKGDRGVRQARKHMTWYAKGFVGAAELRGQLSLVEKVDQGLAMIDQAIEKLANGYELEEEAQDSLVML comes from the coding sequence ATGATTTCGCTCTCCCCCATTCTCCAAGCTAGACTTTCTCAACCCCTGAAAATTGGCACATTCGAGGTAAAAAGTCGGGTTCTCCAGTCGCCTTTATCTGGAGTGACGGATATGGTGTTTCGCCGTCTCGTGCGTCGCTATGCCCCAGATTCAATGATGTATACCGAAATGGTGAATGCTACAGGATTGCATTATGTCAAGCAGTTACCCAAAATCATGGAGGTAGATCCCAATGAACGCCCAATAAGCGTTCAGCTATTTGATTGCCGTCCCGATTTTTTGGCAGAAGCAGCAATTAAGGCAGTTGCCGAAGGTGCTGATACTGTTGATATTAATATGGGTTGTCCGGTAAATAAAATCACTAAAAATGGTGGCGGTTCTTCGTTGTTGCGCCAACCAGAAGTAGCAGAAGCAATTGTCCGAGAGGTGGTAAAAGCTGTTGATGTCCCTGTGACAGTTAAAACCCGTATTGGCTGGAATGACAACGAAATTACTATTCTCGACTTTGCCAAGCGGATGGAAGATGCAGGGGCAAAAATGATCACAGTCCACGGACGCACCCGCGCTCAAGGATACAATGGTAATGCCCGTTGGGAATGGATTACTCGTGTAAAAGAAGTGCTTTCTATCCCAGTAATTGGGAATGGAGATATTTTCTCAGTTGAAGCGGCGGTGAGATGTTTAGAACAAACTGGTGCTGATGGCGTGATGTGTTCCCGTGGGACTTTGGGTTATCCGTTTTTGGTGGGAGAAATCGATCATTTCCTGAAAACTGGGGAGATATTACCGATACCTAGCCCGATTCAGCGTTTGGAATGTGCAAGGGATCATTTACAAGCCTTATGGGAATATAAAGGCGATCGCGGTGTACGTCAAGCCCGTAAGCACATGACTTGGTATGCTAAGGGTTTCGTAGGTGCTGCCGAACTCCGAGGACAACTAAGTTTGGTTGAAAAGGTAGATCAAGGTTTGGCAATGATCGATCAAGCTATTGAAAAACTGGCTAATGGTTATGAATTAGAGGAAGAAGCACAAGATAGTTTGGTAATGCTTTAA
- a CDS encoding DUF6887 family protein → MGIGQKILNEQELRQYVILNPQDEEAFQHYLSIMRAKPGVVVSTPEQLEAELKRRINQGS, encoded by the coding sequence TTGGGCATTGGGCAAAAGATACTTAATGAGCAAGAATTAAGACAATATGTGATATTAAACCCCCAGGATGAGGAGGCATTTCAGCATTACCTCAGCATCATGAGAGCCAAACCGGGGGTAGTGGTCAGCACTCCAGAACAATTAGAGGCTGAGTTAAAACGGCGTATTAATCAAGGTAGTTAA
- a CDS encoding DUF1565 domain-containing protein, whose amino-acid sequence MIHYIVFSQYRRGEIMLARLKLMKSARLLFLSFSVLSITVSMGAASIAFLGSALADLAVGRASRREGIAQIPSTPNSAPLGEKTNSQANVLFVNPNSGDDKAGNGSQSAPMKTITHALQLANANTVIMLSTGTYSADTGEEFPLILKPGVSIQGNPSNQGKDIIIQGGGDYLSRSFAGQNVTIVGASQAFLIGVTVTNSNPRGYGLWIESSNPVITENTFTGSTQDGISVSGNAAPTISKNYFDRNGANGMTIAGNSSPQVKENVFHQTGFGINIAQNAAPVVIGNQIQNNRSGIVVQAKARPILRNNIIQNNKEDGLVAIAQAMPDLGNASEPGGNQFQNNARYDINASAAKQVISAGGNNLVSDRITGKVDINGTIALATQNSQPAPAPNNVLREIPPTGEITFSAPEISETTNDQTALLPSNTISPSNPVPGQLNSQLLPLLPANIPLSASISNQQPSTYKVARFPIPSSLSSRQIPINTSKVTTSSPVQPTNTPQLNYVQIAPNTIEFTAPEYPSNSVASTRNQTQQTLPIVEATAPNASALLPLPDSDIPISNTPNMQTSSASIPDGGNSATQLGILYRVVVPLATDRDKDLVRSLVPGAFPTVWEGQKVMQAGVFSSEYNAKEMLKTLSSKGLRAIMEPLN is encoded by the coding sequence ATGATTCACTATATTGTGTTTTCTCAGTACCGTAGAGGAGAAATTATGCTTGCAAGGCTCAAGCTTATGAAATCAGCAAGGCTTTTATTTTTGAGTTTTTCAGTATTATCTATTACCGTAAGCATGGGAGCGGCAAGTATAGCGTTTCTGGGTAGCGCGTTAGCGGATCTCGCCGTTGGCAGAGCCTCTCGTAGAGAAGGCATCGCTCAGATCCCATCAACACCAAATTCAGCACCTCTAGGTGAGAAAACCAATTCTCAGGCTAACGTGCTGTTTGTTAACCCCAATAGTGGAGATGACAAGGCAGGTAATGGTAGCCAATCCGCTCCGATGAAAACCATTACCCATGCGTTGCAATTAGCTAACGCCAATACTGTAATTATGCTCTCCACGGGCACTTATAGCGCCGATACAGGCGAGGAATTTCCCTTAATACTGAAACCGGGTGTTTCAATTCAAGGCAACCCTAGCAATCAAGGTAAGGACATTATTATTCAGGGAGGTGGTGATTACCTGAGCCGCAGCTTTGCCGGTCAAAACGTCACAATTGTGGGAGCAAGCCAAGCCTTCCTCATTGGGGTGACAGTGACAAACTCAAATCCCCGTGGTTACGGTTTATGGATTGAATCTAGCAATCCGGTAATCACAGAAAATACATTTACTGGCAGTACTCAAGATGGTATCTCTGTCAGTGGGAATGCTGCACCCACTATTAGCAAGAATTACTTCGATCGCAATGGAGCCAATGGCATGACAATTGCTGGTAACTCCAGTCCCCAAGTGAAGGAAAATGTCTTTCATCAAACGGGTTTTGGGATCAATATTGCCCAAAATGCCGCTCCTGTAGTCATAGGTAATCAAATTCAGAACAATAGATCGGGAATTGTTGTGCAAGCAAAAGCCCGCCCGATTTTACGAAATAATATTATTCAAAATAATAAAGAAGATGGTTTAGTTGCGATCGCTCAAGCAATGCCAGATTTGGGTAATGCATCGGAACCTGGGGGTAATCAATTTCAAAATAACGCCCGCTACGACATTAATGCCAGCGCTGCTAAACAGGTGATTTCGGCTGGTGGTAACAATCTTGTGAGCGATCGCATCACTGGCAAAGTAGATATAAACGGGACAATCGCACTAGCAACTCAAAATTCTCAACCTGCTCCGGCTCCCAACAATGTCTTACGAGAAATACCACCAACAGGGGAAATTACCTTCTCGGCTCCCGAAATATCTGAAACTACCAACGATCAAACAGCGCTATTACCCAGCAACACCATTTCACCCAGTAATCCTGTTCCTGGACAATTAAACAGTCAACTGCTGCCATTGTTGCCTGCAAACATACCACTTTCGGCATCCATCTCCAATCAACAGCCATCCACTTATAAAGTTGCTAGATTTCCTATTCCTAGCAGCTTATCATCTAGACAAATACCAATTAATACTTCAAAAGTTACAACTTCCAGCCCAGTACAACCGACTAATACACCACAGTTAAATTATGTGCAGATTGCTCCTAATACCATTGAGTTTACTGCCCCTGAGTACCCATCTAATTCAGTTGCCAGCACAAGGAATCAAACACAGCAGACATTACCAATAGTAGAAGCTACTGCCCCAAATGCTTCAGCACTTTTACCACTTCCTGATAGCGATATCCCCATTAGTAATACTCCCAATATGCAAACAAGTTCTGCAAGTATTCCTGATGGCGGTAACTCTGCGACACAGTTAGGTATCCTTTATCGCGTAGTTGTTCCCCTCGCAACTGACAGGGATAAAGATTTAGTGCGATCGCTTGTTCCTGGTGCGTTTCCCACCGTTTGGGAAGGTCAAAAAGTGATGCAAGCAGGAGTATTTAGTAGCGAATATAACGCTAAAGAAATGCTCAAAACCCTCTCTAGTAAAGGTTTAAGAGCCATTATGGAGCCGTTAAATTAG
- the ald gene encoding alanine dehydrogenase — protein MEIGVPKENKDQEFRVGLSPSSVRVLRENGHSIFVETQAGNGAGFSDDDYKSAGAEIVPTSETAWNRELVVKVKEPLISEYKFLQKGQILFTYLHLAADRKLTEHLIDCGTTAIAYETVEQPGANKLPLLTPMSVIAGRLAVQFGARFLERQQGGRGLLLGGVPGVKPGKVVILGGGAVGTEAAKIAVGVGAIVQILDVSVDRLSYLETLFGSRVELLYSNSAHIEAAVIEADLLIGAVLVLGRRAPTLVSRELVKQMRPGSVIVDVAVDQGGCIETLRATSHTNPVYVEEGVVHYGVPNMPGAVPWTATQALNNSTLPYIVQLANLGIMALEVNPALAKGVNVQNHRLVHPAVQEVFPDLVS, from the coding sequence ATGGAAATCGGGGTTCCGAAGGAAAATAAGGATCAAGAATTTCGTGTCGGGTTAAGTCCTTCTAGTGTGCGGGTGCTGCGAGAAAATGGTCATAGCATCTTCGTCGAGACACAAGCAGGTAATGGTGCTGGATTTTCAGATGATGACTATAAAAGTGCTGGAGCCGAGATTGTCCCCACATCAGAGACAGCTTGGAATCGGGAATTGGTGGTGAAAGTCAAAGAGCCTTTGATATCTGAGTATAAATTTTTGCAGAAAGGGCAGATATTATTTACTTATTTACATTTAGCCGCCGATCGCAAATTGACAGAGCATTTAATTGATTGTGGCACAACTGCGATCGCCTACGAAACTGTAGAACAACCTGGTGCTAACAAACTCCCTTTGCTCACCCCCATGAGCGTAATTGCTGGTCGGCTAGCGGTACAATTTGGGGCGAGATTCCTAGAACGTCAGCAAGGTGGTAGAGGATTACTTTTAGGCGGTGTCCCTGGAGTCAAGCCTGGTAAAGTAGTAATTTTAGGTGGCGGCGCTGTGGGTACAGAAGCGGCTAAAATTGCGGTGGGCGTGGGTGCGATCGTGCAGATTTTAGATGTGAGTGTCGATCGCTTATCTTACCTAGAAACCCTCTTTGGCTCTAGAGTTGAATTACTTTACAGCAACTCTGCTCATATTGAAGCCGCAGTGATTGAAGCCGATTTGCTCATCGGTGCAGTTTTAGTGTTAGGACGTAGAGCGCCAACATTAGTATCGCGCGAATTGGTTAAACAAATGCGTCCTGGTTCGGTAATAGTTGATGTAGCCGTTGATCAAGGTGGTTGTATCGAAACCTTACGCGCCACATCTCATACAAATCCGGTATACGTTGAAGAGGGCGTGGTGCATTATGGCGTTCCCAATATGCCAGGAGCAGTACCTTGGACAGCAACTCAGGCACTCAATAACAGTACATTACCTTATATTGTCCAGTTGGCGAATTTGGGAATTATGGCTTTGGAAGTTAACCCAGCCTTAGCTAAGGGTGTGAATGTGCAGAATCATCGCTTAGTGCATCCGGCTGTGCAAGAGGTATTCCCTGATTTGGTAAGTTAA
- a CDS encoding acyl-CoA desaturase: MTANFGAIAPERGNSPQLSWTNVVFFATFHALALLAPWFFSWPALGLLVFLHWLFGSIGICLGYHRLLSHKSFQVPKWLEYAIALIGALALQGGPIFWVGGHRQHHAHTEDIDLDPYSAQKGFWWSHILWIFYPRPEFFDYETYKKYAPDLARQPFYCWLDRYFLLLQIPFALLLYALGGWPFVFYGVFLRCVLLWHSTWFVNSASHLWGYRTFDANDGARNLWWVSIVTYGEGWHNNHHTYPHMAKSGLSWWEIDVTWWSILVLQTLGLAKKVVSRPPQGATHG, encoded by the coding sequence ATGACCGCAAATTTTGGGGCGATCGCCCCTGAGAGAGGCAACTCACCTCAACTCAGTTGGACAAATGTAGTATTTTTTGCTACATTTCATGCCTTAGCACTTCTGGCTCCTTGGTTTTTTTCCTGGCCAGCATTAGGTTTGCTAGTGTTTCTCCACTGGTTATTCGGGAGCATTGGTATTTGCCTGGGATATCATAGACTACTGAGCCATAAGAGTTTCCAAGTACCTAAGTGGTTAGAGTATGCGATCGCCCTCATTGGAGCGCTGGCTTTGCAAGGTGGGCCAATTTTTTGGGTAGGTGGACACCGCCAACATCACGCTCACACAGAAGATATAGACTTAGACCCCTACTCTGCCCAAAAAGGATTTTGGTGGAGCCATATCTTGTGGATTTTCTACCCGCGTCCCGAATTTTTTGACTATGAAACCTATAAGAAATATGCCCCCGATCTAGCTAGACAACCCTTCTATTGTTGGCTGGATCGCTACTTTTTGCTGTTGCAAATACCCTTCGCACTGCTTCTATATGCTTTAGGAGGATGGCCTTTTGTATTTTATGGTGTGTTTCTTAGATGTGTCTTGCTTTGGCACTCAACTTGGTTTGTGAACTCAGCATCACACCTGTGGGGTTATCGCACCTTTGATGCAAATGATGGCGCTCGTAACCTTTGGTGGGTATCCATCGTCACTTATGGAGAAGGATGGCACAACAACCATCATACTTATCCCCACATGGCAAAATCTGGGTTGTCTTGGTGGGAAATTGATGTTACTTGGTGGAGTATCCTAGTTTTGCAGACTTTGGGTTTAGCCAAAAAAGTTGTTTCACGTCCCCCTCAAGGTGCAACTCACGGCTAA
- a CDS encoding TetR family transcriptional regulator, which produces MSSHLISTRQRLIQAALELFSAQGVSATTTRQIAEKAEVNEVTLFRNFGNKHGLLLAVLEESAAFKDLGESLVRRAMPPGNVYQALKDYASDSLHALERVPEFVRSVVGEADQFPAENRRALGRGVTEANRYVAQYLATVIQQGHLNTYLPAEKLASLLNGMILGYAVIEFTSEFHELWEDRDDFLENLVELFLHGAMSSTAESATNCFQGGFNTTEVADLPASLVNEILQQARKSGIRDYALAYVLFGAGLSATEIIRLERSHQIYDPQGHFLQITIPGFARQVPVNQWILGKRYGSFTNNPLIKWLKSRKDTQTAMFLNETGTPMSELELQARWQAWSEGLLTPQGQTPAIAQAQQTWRVEMLMRGISLENLIILTGCDRAQLQLYVRRAKEKAALEQATRLDHKPG; this is translated from the coding sequence ATGTCTTCTCACCTTATTTCCACTCGTCAACGCCTGATCCAAGCTGCACTTGAGTTGTTTTCTGCTCAGGGAGTTAGCGCTACCACAACCCGTCAAATTGCTGAAAAAGCTGAAGTCAATGAAGTGACTCTATTTCGGAATTTTGGCAATAAGCACGGACTGCTTTTAGCTGTGCTGGAAGAGTCCGCAGCCTTTAAGGATTTAGGTGAGTCGCTAGTGCGGCGGGCAATGCCTCCTGGTAATGTCTACCAAGCTCTGAAAGATTATGCAAGTGATAGCTTGCACGCATTAGAACGAGTACCAGAGTTCGTCCGATCTGTGGTAGGTGAAGCCGACCAATTCCCGGCAGAAAATCGCCGCGCACTAGGCAGGGGAGTAACAGAGGCAAACCGCTATGTAGCTCAGTATTTAGCTACTGTAATCCAGCAAGGACACCTAAATACCTATTTACCCGCAGAAAAATTAGCCAGTTTGCTAAATGGGATGATCTTGGGATATGCCGTAATTGAGTTCACCAGCGAATTTCACGAACTTTGGGAGGATCGAGATGATTTTCTGGAAAATTTGGTGGAGTTGTTTTTACATGGAGCCATGTCATCAACAGCCGAATCAGCAACAAACTGTTTTCAAGGAGGGTTCAATACCACAGAAGTAGCTGATTTACCAGCTAGTTTAGTTAACGAAATTCTGCAACAAGCCAGGAAGTCGGGAATCCGAGATTATGCCTTGGCTTATGTGTTATTTGGGGCTGGGTTATCCGCCACAGAAATAATTCGCTTGGAGCGATCGCACCAAATCTACGATCCTCAAGGGCACTTCCTGCAAATCACAATCCCCGGATTTGCCCGTCAAGTGCCCGTAAATCAGTGGATTTTGGGCAAACGCTACGGCTCTTTTACTAATAATCCCTTAATTAAATGGCTGAAAAGTCGTAAAGATACTCAAACAGCTATGTTTCTAAATGAAACCGGCACACCCATGTCAGAATTAGAGCTTCAGGCACGTTGGCAAGCGTGGAGTGAGGGACTATTAACTCCCCAAGGACAAACACCAGCGATCGCCCAGGCACAACAAACCTGGCGTGTAGAAATGTTAATGCGGGGAATTAGCTTAGAAAACCTGATTATTCTAACAGGTTGCGATCGCGCTCAATTACAACTTTATGTCCGCCGAGCTAAAGAAAAAGCCGCCCTAGAGCAAGCCACTCGTTTGGATCATAAGCCGGGATAG
- a CDS encoding WD40 repeat domain-containing protein gives MAAIALPVITWGGFYVRKAHAAVEVTQNSQTTNSFANAQLLYTLKGHDGTVKSLAFTPDSRILVSGGAENEGVIRLWNLTNGKKLGDINKAHKAAVESLVISPDGQTLASCSDDNTINLWSLKNLKFSRSFVGHTSNVLSLAVSPDSKILISGALDGIRLWDLLQQRPLGTLVSFDNLIYTLAISPDGQTLASGDNKGVIKLWNLSTGKLISEFVAHSNSVSAVVFTPDGETLVSASRDRTVKLWNINTGELVRTLTGHNNWVNAIAINPDGQTLASAGKDGIKLWNLTTGELINTLSGHTDWVSAIAFSPNGKILASGGFDKQIKIWGTPQKRH, from the coding sequence ATGGCAGCTATCGCCCTCCCAGTAATTACCTGGGGAGGGTTTTACGTTCGTAAAGCTCATGCTGCCGTTGAAGTAACACAAAATTCCCAAACTACTAACAGCTTTGCAAACGCCCAACTACTTTACACACTCAAAGGACATGACGGAACTGTTAAATCCCTTGCTTTCACTCCAGATAGCAGAATTCTGGTGAGTGGAGGTGCAGAAAACGAGGGTGTTATTCGCCTTTGGAATCTAACAAATGGCAAAAAGTTGGGGGATATTAACAAAGCACACAAAGCGGCTGTAGAGTCTTTAGTGATTTCACCAGATGGACAAACCCTCGCTAGTTGTAGTGATGACAACACGATTAACCTCTGGAGCCTGAAAAATTTGAAATTTAGCCGCTCTTTTGTCGGACATACCAGTAATGTATTATCTTTAGCGGTGTCTCCTGATAGTAAAATTCTGATTAGTGGAGCTTTGGATGGGATTCGTCTATGGGATTTACTACAGCAGCGTCCTCTAGGGACTCTAGTAAGCTTTGATAATTTGATTTATACCCTAGCCATTAGCCCTGATGGACAGACTTTAGCTAGTGGTGATAATAAGGGTGTAATCAAGCTGTGGAATTTGAGTACTGGTAAATTAATCAGTGAATTTGTAGCTCATTCTAATTCCGTTAGCGCTGTAGTCTTTACACCAGATGGAGAAACATTAGTTAGTGCAAGCCGCGATCGCACAGTCAAATTGTGGAATATTAATACTGGAGAATTAGTCCGCACCCTCACAGGACATAATAACTGGGTAAATGCGATCGCCATTAACCCCGACGGACAAACCCTTGCTAGTGCCGGTAAAGATGGGATTAAGTTGTGGAACTTAACTACAGGTGAGTTAATAAATACACTGAGTGGACATACAGACTGGGTAAGCGCGATCGCTTTTAGTCCAAATGGTAAAATTCTTGCCAGTGGTGGATTTGACAAACAAATCAAGATTTGGGGAACTCCACAAAAACGTCATTAG
- a CDS encoding chlorophyll a/b-binding protein yields the protein MTQTQPTITPKLEEPKFGFNEYAERLNGRAAMIGFALMLVIEYVTNQGVLSWLGLK from the coding sequence ATGACACAAACACAACCAACAATTACACCTAAACTAGAGGAGCCAAAGTTTGGCTTTAATGAGTATGCAGAACGCTTAAATGGTCGAGCGGCAATGATTGGCTTTGCTTTGATGCTGGTGATTGAATATGTCACCAATCAAGGAGTGCTATCATGGCTGGGTCTGAAGTAG
- a CDS encoding permease — translation MNQLNNGFTLFLSLLVEAMPFLLIGVLFSSLLLFFVDERKLVEKMPKNPLLGALVGSMIGFLFPVCECGNVPVARRFLIQGVPTPVAIGFLLAAPTINPIVIWSTWTAFRDQPEIVVLRVVFSLAIATIVGFVFSFQKDLNPIIQPAIARYMKFNPPAQAETKRRGKRYQVEQQEAIPNILQSGTYILGGKAGIPLRIDANLAQENTSVANTNKPLADKLRLVVDNSIQEFRELGGVMILGSAIAAAIQILAPREMILTLGAGPISSIVVMLILAVVVSICSTVDSFFALSFASTFSSGSLLAFLVFGPMIDIKGIGLMLSIFKPKTVFYLFALAAQLTFVLTLFMNLHVL, via the coding sequence ATGAATCAATTGAACAATGGTTTTACGCTATTTTTAAGTCTGCTAGTCGAGGCGATGCCTTTTTTACTTATTGGGGTTTTATTCTCCAGTTTGCTGCTGTTTTTTGTTGATGAGCGCAAATTAGTAGAAAAAATGCCCAAAAATCCGCTCTTAGGTGCTTTAGTTGGCAGCATGATTGGCTTTTTATTTCCGGTGTGTGAGTGCGGGAATGTACCGGTAGCGCGGCGGTTCCTAATTCAGGGAGTACCTACACCAGTCGCAATTGGTTTTTTGCTAGCAGCACCAACAATTAACCCAATTGTAATTTGGTCAACTTGGACAGCATTTCGAGATCAGCCAGAAATAGTTGTCTTACGAGTTGTATTTTCCCTAGCAATTGCCACAATTGTTGGTTTTGTTTTCAGTTTTCAAAAGGACTTAAATCCGATAATCCAACCTGCGATCGCGCGGTATATGAAGTTTAACCCGCCCGCGCAGGCTGAAACCAAACGCCGTGGTAAGCGTTACCAAGTAGAACAGCAAGAAGCGATACCCAATATCTTGCAATCGGGGACTTATATCTTAGGAGGAAAAGCAGGTATACCTCTGCGGATAGATGCTAATTTAGCACAGGAGAACACCTCAGTTGCTAATACCAATAAACCCCTTGCAGATAAACTGCGGCTAGTGGTAGATAATAGCATCCAAGAATTCCGGGAATTGGGTGGAGTAATGATTTTAGGAAGTGCGATCGCTGCTGCTATTCAAATCCTAGCCCCCCGTGAAATGATCTTGACTCTGGGTGCTGGGCCGATTAGCTCGATTGTGGTCATGCTGATCTTAGCAGTGGTGGTATCAATTTGTTCTACAGTCGATTCTTTCTTTGCCCTGTCTTTTGCCTCAACCTTTAGCAGTGGTTCTTTGTTAGCATTTCTAGTATTTGGCCCAATGATTGACATCAAAGGCATTGGTTTGATGTTATCCATTTTTAAACCCAAAACTGTTTTTTACTTATTTGCTTTAGCAGCACAATTAACATTTGTGTTAACTCTTTTCATGAACTTGCATGTCCTTTAA